In one Kitasatospora cineracea genomic region, the following are encoded:
- a CDS encoding serine hydrolase domain-containing protein, whose amino-acid sequence MERHQIQGFTADGFEPVRAAFEGNFRQYGELGAAFALYLDGRKVVDLWGGDARPEVGARPAPAVGWQEGTAQVLRSVTKGLTASAALHLAQRGLLDLDAPVAAYWPEFGRAGKGRVPVRWLLSHQAGLPALDVPLRIEDVLAWEPAVAAVAAQAPAWEPGTAHGYHPLTFGWLVGEVVRRAGGRSVGRYFAEEIAAPLGLDLWIGLPAAAAGRVGRLVDLPAPEAAGLGPSGMRMRPKQSVLDAYRDPHSLTARAFGSVRSSVDLNDPAVQAVEVPGAGGIGTARSLARFYAALIGAADRADAPGQRLPALFERGTLAEAAGPSVQGPDRVLIVNTAFGQGFFRHGGTSPMASPASFGHPGRGGSLGFADPELGIGFGYVTNGMQPGVTGDVRSRALIAAVRQCLAARG is encoded by the coding sequence GTGGAGAGACACCAGATCCAGGGGTTCACGGCGGACGGGTTCGAGCCGGTCCGGGCGGCCTTCGAGGGCAACTTCCGGCAGTACGGGGAGCTGGGCGCGGCCTTCGCGCTGTACCTCGACGGGCGGAAGGTGGTCGACCTGTGGGGCGGGGACGCCCGGCCGGAGGTCGGGGCCCGGCCGGCCCCGGCGGTCGGCTGGCAGGAGGGGACGGCGCAGGTGCTGCGGTCCGTCACCAAGGGGCTGACCGCCTCCGCCGCCCTGCACCTCGCGCAGCGCGGACTGCTGGACCTGGACGCCCCGGTGGCCGCGTACTGGCCGGAGTTCGGGCGGGCCGGGAAGGGGCGGGTGCCGGTGCGCTGGCTGCTCTCGCACCAGGCCGGGCTGCCCGCGCTGGACGTGCCGCTGCGGATCGAGGACGTGCTGGCCTGGGAGCCGGCCGTCGCGGCCGTCGCCGCCCAGGCCCCCGCCTGGGAGCCCGGCACCGCGCACGGGTACCACCCGCTGACCTTCGGCTGGCTGGTCGGCGAGGTGGTCCGGCGGGCCGGGGGCCGCAGCGTGGGCCGGTACTTCGCGGAGGAGATCGCCGCCCCGCTCGGCCTGGACCTGTGGATCGGCCTGCCCGCCGCCGCGGCCGGCCGGGTCGGCCGGCTGGTCGACCTGCCCGCGCCGGAGGCCGCCGGGCTCGGGCCAAGCGGGATGCGGATGCGTCCCAAGCAGTCGGTGCTGGACGCCTACCGGGACCCGCACTCGCTGACCGCCCGGGCGTTCGGCTCGGTGCGCAGCAGTGTCGACCTGAACGACCCGGCGGTGCAGGCCGTTGAGGTGCCGGGGGCGGGCGGGATCGGCACCGCCCGTTCGCTGGCCCGGTTCTACGCGGCGCTGATCGGCGCCGCCGACCGGGCCGACGCGCCCGGGCAGCGGCTGCCCGCGCTGTTCGAGCGGGGGACCCTGGCCGAGGCGGCCGGCCCCTCGGTGCAGGGGCCGGACCGGGTGCTGATCGTCAACACCGCCTTCGGCCAGGGCTTCTTCCGGCACGGCGGCACCTCGCCGATGGCCTCCCCGGCGAGCTTCGGCCACCCCGGCCGGGGCGGCTCGCTCGGCTTCGCCGACCCGGAGCTGGGCATCGGCTTCGGCTACGTCACCAACGGCATGCAGCCGGGCGTCACCGGGGACGTCCGCTCCCGGGCGCTGATCGCCGCCGTCCGGCAGTGCCTGGCGGCGCGCGGCTGA
- a CDS encoding nuclear transport factor 2 family protein, whose protein sequence is MTIAVDKLSDPAVRRLLGAVNSGDRNAFFAALTEDATMSDDGSERDLADWVDREIFSSHGHIEVQTEKSGGRALVADYRNDTWGEMRTAWRFTVAPDGRVSHFDTGQA, encoded by the coding sequence ATGACCATCGCCGTCGACAAACTCTCCGACCCGGCCGTCCGCCGCCTGCTCGGAGCGGTCAACTCCGGTGACCGCAACGCCTTCTTCGCCGCCCTGACCGAGGACGCCACGATGTCCGACGACGGCTCCGAACGCGACCTGGCGGACTGGGTCGACCGGGAGATCTTCTCCTCGCACGGGCACATCGAGGTGCAGACCGAGAAGTCCGGCGGCCGCGCCCTGGTCGCCGACTACCGCAACGACACCTGGGGCGAGATGCGCACCGCCTGGCGCTTCACCGTCGCCCCGGACGGCCGGGTCAGCCACTTCGACACCGGCCAGGCATAG
- a CDS encoding DUF6325 family protein, whose amino-acid sequence MGPAELLVLTFPEATISAEAATALVRLRDAAGVRVIDSLAVLRDAEGEATYGELADFEHLRGVAGLDAEELPLIGPEDAQEVAELLVPGSAALIVLIEHLWAAEAAAALRAVGGRIASGVRIPPENIEEAVRAAEARGAAGE is encoded by the coding sequence ATGGGACCGGCCGAACTGCTCGTCCTGACCTTCCCCGAGGCGACGATCAGCGCCGAGGCGGCCACCGCGCTGGTCCGGCTGCGGGACGCGGCCGGGGTTCGGGTGATCGACTCGCTGGCGGTGCTCCGGGACGCCGAGGGCGAGGCCACCTACGGGGAGCTCGCCGACTTCGAGCACCTGCGGGGCGTCGCGGGGCTGGACGCGGAGGAGCTGCCGCTGATCGGGCCCGAGGACGCCCAGGAGGTGGCCGAGCTGCTGGTGCCCGGCAGTGCGGCGCTGATCGTGCTGATCGAGCACCTGTGGGCCGCGGAGGCGGCCGCGGCGCTGCGCGCGGTCGGCGGCCGGATCGCCTCCGGGGTGCGCATTCCGCCGGAGAACATCGAGGAAGCCGTCCGCGCCGCCGAGGCGCGCGGCGCGGCGGGAGAGTGA
- a CDS encoding SHOCT domain-containing protein, which translates to MFRPMRPIRPVRAVRPVGRPLARGLVVGGAAYAAGRAGARRAAEEQDQDRAIAELQAEQDRAAQQQAGQQPAYAPPPTAPAPAPAAAPAAPAAGGEDVASKLAQLAQLVQQGLLTPEEFAAAKARLLA; encoded by the coding sequence GTGTTCCGACCGATGAGGCCGATCCGGCCGGTCCGGGCGGTCCGCCCGGTGGGCCGCCCGCTGGCCCGCGGGCTGGTGGTGGGCGGTGCCGCGTACGCGGCGGGCCGGGCCGGGGCCCGGCGGGCCGCCGAGGAGCAGGACCAGGACCGGGCGATCGCCGAGCTGCAGGCCGAGCAGGACCGGGCCGCGCAGCAGCAGGCGGGGCAGCAGCCGGCCTACGCCCCGCCGCCGACCGCTCCGGCACCGGCGCCGGCCGCCGCGCCCGCGGCTCCCGCCGCGGGTGGCGAGGACGTGGCGAGCAAGCTGGCCCAGTTGGCGCAGCTGGTGCAGCAGGGGCTGCTCACCCCGGAGGAGTTCGCCGCCGCGAAGGCCCGGCTGCTGGCCTGA
- a CDS encoding terpene synthase family protein, with product MAAIPPLFCPIPSGLHPDHEAVGKSTELWLETMGFASDAERRRRLLAIGAHEFVCRIAKDAEGTTGLELVSQWLCSMLTLDDEWDTGRLSRDPSRVLTIAATLLAVINSAHSHPHETDLYVGAVRDVFERARAWAPALSVKRWADSQLESFMGAATIVAYRSERRPMTLAEYLTIGPLDRGSRSCIEIIEVCERTAIPQSQLDSPRVHALTEAAKFLVLVSADVYSFRREDDHGALESNIVDALQRHLGCGQEQALQEAAALHDRTMCLFLRLSDRTGRRAGAELRRYIQQLSNLVSGNLEWGFTSARYTERTPGTLPAAVRAERPADGRLTPPPYPEIAWWWDQLW from the coding sequence TTGGCTGCAATACCCCCGCTTTTCTGCCCCATCCCGTCCGGCCTGCACCCCGATCACGAAGCCGTCGGCAAGAGCACCGAACTGTGGCTCGAAACGATGGGCTTCGCTTCGGACGCGGAACGCCGCCGCCGTCTCCTGGCCATCGGCGCGCACGAGTTCGTCTGCCGGATCGCCAAGGACGCCGAGGGCACCACCGGGCTGGAGCTGGTCTCGCAGTGGCTGTGCAGCATGCTCACACTGGACGACGAGTGGGACACCGGCAGGCTCAGCCGGGACCCGTCCCGTGTACTCACCATAGCAGCCACGCTACTGGCTGTTATCAATTCCGCTCATTCCCACCCGCACGAGACCGACCTGTACGTCGGCGCGGTGCGCGACGTGTTCGAACGGGCCCGGGCCTGGGCCCCCGCACTGTCGGTCAAGCGCTGGGCGGACAGCCAGTTGGAGTCCTTCATGGGCGCCGCCACCATCGTCGCCTACCGCTCCGAGCGCCGGCCGATGACGCTGGCCGAGTACCTGACGATCGGTCCGCTGGACCGCGGCAGCCGCTCCTGCATCGAGATCATCGAGGTCTGCGAGCGCACCGCCATCCCGCAGTCCCAGCTGGACTCGCCCCGGGTGCACGCACTCACCGAGGCCGCCAAGTTCCTGGTGCTGGTCTCCGCCGACGTCTACTCCTTCCGCCGCGAGGACGACCACGGCGCCCTGGAGAGCAACATCGTGGACGCGCTCCAGCGCCACCTGGGCTGCGGACAGGAACAGGCCCTGCAGGAGGCCGCCGCCCTGCACGACCGCACCATGTGCCTGTTCCTCCGCCTCTCCGACCGCACCGGCCGCCGGGCCGGGGCCGAACTGCGGCGCTACATCCAGCAGTTGTCCAACCTGGTGAGCGGCAACCTGGAGTGGGGCTTCACCTCCGCCCGCTACACCGAGCGCACCCCGGGAACGCTGCCGGCCGCCGTGCGCGCCGAACGGCCCGCCGACGGCCGGCTCACCCCGCCGCCCTACCCCGAGATCGCCTGGTGGTGGGACCAGCTGTGGTGA
- a CDS encoding helix-turn-helix transcriptional regulator, with the protein MAEEQNGPQEWEAGAEPVGQRLWERDQELRSVDQAVDRLCREFAAGGLKIGELLVFSGSPGIGKTSMLEQVRRIAGARQDSTVLFARGSERQRREPFRVLRQLLLPVLSDLTEVEVEEVFGSWHNIVAPAIGLAPPSDEVERIDPQSVRDGLDFVITQLAPRRAPLVVIVDDLHAVDQESLTWLASFAVRARELPVLLVFAYRHEFEEESRALAQQIHERAARKHELLPLNPVSVAAIVHGEFAEADDAFCRQVWAVTAGGPYDTVALLREVRDQNLEPVEENSPRLRDLAAAARGEGRDYWLDKLGTTVLQFAWAAALLGTEIKEDLAGRICGQGPAQSGESVQALRRMRVLTSQPNGRLEFVHPLIATSIYQSIPPGVRTGMHGIAATAIENSGGSLLSSSRHLLETHPGEGDDVIVRKLRRAAAENLAIGAPEAARRCLERALNEPPDEEDQAEVLYELACASLLTDPEATANQLRRAIDMDNGLSPDLRVEAVFRLSEVIAHSGDLSAAAALCLDESERAPEGPGRIRLLVAHLLYTALQRDEEDGPGRAERVRRLVAEVDPDSEVAHPVRALYAWDLTLRGGSAADALRAAEDALVDGRLPRGLGWTNTTWNFELPALLGLCFAYNDELARAEKLFSSAILEFEIAGWSGAHRGFAYFLMGYARLRRGFLPEAEDFLRRGLRIADRMGTGLPLTWNLVGALIDTLLARGRDHEAWEIAVKYRFLPPYHQTALLLPDVATIYGKLLISRGDYGMAVEVLAETGTRLDKRGWRSTVHAPWAGYLAVAMAHLDLPSARKNGEDAVARAMVSGSPSAIGTALRLAASVWEGVHAVELLQEAVGWLGRSPASYEHAHAMVDLGAALVQVGRSLEAAEHLYQGMELAKHCGADGLEVRARNVLASAGLQPSRPPVPPKDALNPQEWEVARLAVRPLPPQRIAEELGIPLGIVKQRLAAVHRKLGTGPEGLADALGMPTDGPGQAG; encoded by the coding sequence GTGGCCGAAGAGCAGAACGGGCCGCAGGAGTGGGAGGCCGGCGCGGAGCCGGTCGGCCAGCGGCTGTGGGAGCGCGATCAGGAACTGCGTTCCGTCGATCAGGCCGTGGACAGGTTGTGCCGGGAATTCGCCGCCGGCGGTCTGAAGATCGGCGAACTGCTGGTCTTCTCCGGATCGCCCGGCATCGGCAAGACCTCCATGCTGGAGCAGGTCCGCCGGATCGCCGGCGCCCGCCAGGACTCGACCGTGCTGTTCGCCCGCGGCAGCGAGCGGCAGCGCCGGGAGCCGTTCCGGGTGCTGCGCCAGCTGCTCCTGCCGGTGCTCAGCGACCTGACCGAGGTCGAGGTCGAGGAGGTCTTCGGCAGCTGGCACAACATCGTCGCCCCGGCCATCGGCCTGGCCCCGCCGTCCGACGAGGTCGAGCGGATCGACCCGCAGAGCGTCCGCGACGGCCTGGACTTCGTCATCACCCAACTCGCGCCCCGGCGCGCCCCGTTGGTGGTGATCGTCGACGACCTGCACGCCGTCGACCAGGAGTCGCTGACCTGGCTGGCGTCCTTCGCGGTGCGCGCCCGGGAGCTGCCCGTGCTGCTGGTCTTCGCCTACCGGCACGAGTTCGAGGAGGAGTCCCGGGCGCTGGCCCAGCAGATCCACGAACGGGCCGCCCGCAAGCACGAGTTGCTGCCGCTCAACCCGGTGTCGGTGGCCGCCATCGTGCACGGCGAGTTCGCCGAGGCCGACGACGCGTTCTGCCGCCAGGTCTGGGCGGTCACCGCCGGCGGCCCGTACGACACGGTGGCGCTGCTGCGCGAGGTCCGCGACCAGAACCTCGAACCGGTCGAGGAGAACTCGCCCCGGCTGCGCGACCTGGCCGCCGCGGCCCGCGGCGAGGGCCGCGACTACTGGCTCGACAAGCTCGGCACCACCGTCCTGCAGTTCGCCTGGGCCGCCGCCCTGCTCGGCACCGAGATCAAGGAGGACCTGGCCGGCCGGATCTGCGGGCAGGGCCCCGCCCAGTCCGGCGAGTCCGTCCAGGCGCTGCGCCGGATGCGGGTGCTCACCAGCCAGCCCAACGGCAGGCTGGAGTTCGTCCACCCGCTGATCGCCACCTCGATCTACCAGTCGATCCCGCCCGGCGTCCGCACCGGCATGCACGGCATCGCGGCCACCGCGATCGAGAACAGCGGCGGTTCGCTGCTCTCCTCCTCCCGCCACCTGCTGGAGACCCACCCCGGCGAGGGCGACGACGTCATCGTCCGCAAACTGCGCCGGGCCGCCGCCGAGAACCTGGCCATCGGCGCCCCCGAAGCCGCCCGCCGCTGTCTGGAGCGCGCCCTCAACGAGCCGCCGGACGAGGAGGACCAGGCCGAGGTGCTGTACGAACTCGCCTGCGCCAGCCTGCTCACCGACCCCGAGGCCACCGCCAACCAGCTGCGCCGCGCCATCGACATGGACAACGGCCTCAGCCCCGACCTGCGGGTCGAGGCGGTGTTCCGGCTGTCCGAGGTGATCGCGCACAGCGGCGACCTGAGCGCGGCCGCCGCGCTCTGCCTGGACGAGTCCGAGCGCGCCCCCGAGGGCCCCGGCCGGATCCGGCTGCTGGTCGCCCACCTGCTGTACACCGCCCTGCAGCGGGACGAGGAGGACGGGCCCGGGCGCGCCGAGCGGGTCCGCCGGCTGGTCGCCGAGGTCGACCCGGACAGCGAGGTCGCCCACCCGGTCCGCGCCCTGTACGCCTGGGACCTCACGCTCCGGGGCGGCAGCGCCGCCGACGCCCTGCGGGCCGCCGAGGACGCCCTGGTCGACGGCCGGCTGCCGCGCGGCCTGGGCTGGACCAACACCACCTGGAACTTCGAACTGCCCGCGCTGCTCGGCCTGTGCTTCGCCTACAACGACGAACTCGCCCGCGCCGAGAAGCTGTTCAGCTCCGCCATCCTGGAGTTCGAGATCGCCGGGTGGAGCGGCGCGCACCGCGGCTTCGCCTACTTCCTGATGGGCTACGCCCGGCTGCGCCGCGGCTTCCTCCCGGAGGCCGAGGACTTCCTGCGCCGCGGCCTGCGGATCGCCGACCGGATGGGCACCGGCCTGCCGCTGACCTGGAACCTGGTCGGCGCGCTGATCGACACCCTGCTGGCCCGCGGCCGCGACCACGAGGCCTGGGAGATCGCGGTCAAGTACCGCTTCCTGCCGCCCTACCACCAGACCGCGCTGCTGCTGCCCGACGTGGCCACCATCTACGGCAAGCTGCTGATCTCGCGCGGCGACTACGGGATGGCCGTCGAGGTGCTCGCCGAGACCGGCACCCGGCTGGACAAGCGCGGCTGGCGCTCCACCGTGCACGCCCCGTGGGCCGGCTACCTGGCGGTGGCGATGGCGCACCTGGACCTGCCGTCCGCCCGGAAGAACGGCGAGGACGCGGTGGCCCGGGCGATGGTGTCCGGCTCGCCGTCCGCGATCGGCACCGCGCTGCGGCTGGCCGCCAGCGTCTGGGAGGGCGTGCACGCCGTCGAGCTGCTCCAGGAGGCGGTCGGCTGGCTGGGCCGCTCCCCGGCGAGCTACGAGCACGCGCACGCCATGGTCGACCTCGGGGCCGCGCTGGTGCAGGTCGGCCGCAGCCTGGAGGCCGCGGAACACCTGTACCAGGGCATGGAGTTGGCCAAGCACTGCGGTGCGGACGGGCTGGAGGTGCGGGCCCGCAACGTGCTGGCCTCGGCCGGGCTGCAGCCGAGCCGGCCGCCGGTCCCGCCCAAGGACGCCCTCAACCCGCAGGAGTGGGAGGTCGCCCGGCTGGCGGTCCGGCCGCTGCCGCCGCAGCGGATCGCCGAGGAGCTGGGCATCCCGCTGGGGATCGTCAAGCAGCGGCTGGCCGCCGTGCACCGCAAGCTCGGCACCGGACCGGAGGGCCTCGCGGACGCCCTCGGGATGCCCACCGACGGCCCCGGGCAGGCCGGCTGA
- a CDS encoding aldose epimerase family protein, which produces MTAPAEPTEVHRAPYDHSGAGMGLERWTLRAGPVEATVITLGAALHTLTAPDRSGTPAQLLLTSEDVGTLLGPAKHYGVTVGRYANRIADSRITLDGEDHPLLPTGRGVTLHGGPDSFSHRVWDAEEIPGGVRMHLHSPDGDQGFPGALDVWVDFTLTGRDLAISYRAVTSKPTVLNLTNHAYFNLAGEGRGDVLGHLLTVDADAYTPVDERQIPYGPYEPVAGTPFDFTAARPIGEQIHDGHPQLKLSRGYDHNWVLRERPADGPPVRAALLADPGSGRTLEVLTTEPGIQVYTANGFDGAVTGPSGTAYGPYAGVALETQHHPDSPHQPSYPSTELRPGQEFRSTTVLRLGTAG; this is translated from the coding sequence ATGACCGCGCCGGCCGAGCCCACCGAGGTGCACCGGGCACCGTACGACCACTCCGGGGCCGGGATGGGCCTGGAGCGCTGGACGCTGCGGGCCGGGCCGGTCGAGGCGACCGTGATCACCCTGGGTGCGGCGCTGCACACCCTGACCGCCCCGGACCGCTCCGGCACCCCCGCCCAACTGCTGCTCACCAGCGAGGACGTGGGCACCCTGCTCGGCCCGGCCAAGCACTACGGGGTCACCGTCGGGCGGTACGCCAACCGGATCGCGGACAGCCGGATCACCCTCGACGGCGAGGACCACCCGCTGCTGCCCACCGGCCGCGGCGTCACCCTGCACGGCGGCCCCGACTCCTTCTCGCACCGGGTGTGGGACGCCGAGGAGATCCCCGGCGGGGTGCGGATGCACCTGCACTCGCCGGACGGCGACCAGGGCTTCCCGGGCGCCCTGGACGTCTGGGTGGACTTCACCCTCACCGGCCGTGACCTGGCCATCTCCTACCGGGCGGTGACCAGCAAGCCGACGGTGCTCAACCTGACCAACCACGCCTACTTCAACCTGGCCGGCGAGGGCCGCGGCGACGTGCTGGGCCACCTGCTGACCGTCGACGCCGACGCGTACACCCCGGTCGACGAGCGGCAGATCCCGTACGGTCCGTACGAGCCGGTGGCGGGCACCCCGTTCGACTTCACCGCCGCCCGGCCGATCGGCGAGCAGATCCACGACGGGCACCCGCAGCTGAAACTTTCACGCGGCTACGACCACAACTGGGTGCTGCGCGAGCGTCCCGCGGACGGGCCGCCGGTGCGCGCCGCGCTGCTGGCGGACCCGGGCAGCGGGCGGACGCTGGAGGTGCTGACCACCGAGCCCGGCATCCAGGTGTACACCGCGAACGGCTTCGACGGCGCGGTCACCGGCCCGTCCGGGACGGCCTACGGCCCGTACGCCGGGGTGGCGCTGGAGACCCAGCACCACCCGGACTCGCCGCACCAGCCGTCGTACCCGTCGACCGAGCTGCGGCCGGGGCAGGAGTTCCGGTCCACCACCGTGCTGCGGCTGGGCACCGCCGGCTGA